A window from Salvia miltiorrhiza cultivar Shanhuang (shh) chromosome 2, IMPLAD_Smil_shh, whole genome shotgun sequence encodes these proteins:
- the LOC131011609 gene encoding pre-mRNA-splicing factor sap145-like, whose translation MQRYGPPPSYPHLKIPGLNAPIPAGAKFGYGHGEWGKPPVDEYGRPLYGDVFGFVQQEQPNYEEEPVDKTKHWGDLEEEEEEEEEEEEEEEE comes from the exons ATGCAG AGATATGGTCCTCCACCTTCTTATCCTCATTTAAAAATCCCTGGCCTTAATGCACCAATCCCCGCTGGAGCTAAATTTGGCTATGGGCATGGAGAATGGGGCAAACCACCTGTTGATGAA TATGGACGTCCCCTCTATGGAGATGTTTTCGGCTTTGTGCAACAAGAACAGCCCAATTATGAG GAAGAACCAGTTGATAAGACTAAGCACTGGGGTGActtggaggaggaggaagaggaagaggaagaagaagaagaggaggaggaggaataG